TATCGCTCGGCGGATCATAGCATCTTGAAATCTTATACAGCAACCGATACGAGCCAGGTTGAAATCAACGGTCTGGAAGTAACACTGAAGAGCCCGAATTTGGATGATGGTGCAAGCTTCTACGTGTTAATTGATCAAGGTGCATTTAAAGATATGGCAGACAATGCATTTGCCGGAGTGAGCGATTCATCGACTTGGAATTTCTCAACTCCCGATACGGTAGCTCCGACGGTTGTGTCTACCTTGCCTGCTAACCTAGCGACTGGCGTTAATAGAACCGCTGACCTGAGCCTGACCTTTACGGAGCCTGTCCTTCCAGTGGATGGCAAAAAAGTGACGATCCGCAACACTGTAGATGATTCCGTATACGCAGAATATACCTTTGGAACAGATTTTGAGGTGTCTGTCAGCGATAACGTCCTGACCATTCAACATGGTGAATTTGATGGTTTACATCAATACTATGTGGAGATTGAAGCTGGAGCGTTGAAAGATGCATCGAATAATAGCTATGCGGGAATGTCCGGAAGCGCTGCTTGGGGCTTTGAGTCAAAGGATATAAGGGACCTTACGGTAACAACGGACAACCCTCTCTCTGAAAGCAATTTAGGCTCGGGCGCTACTTTGACGCTCTCACTCACCAACGACACCTTTAAAAATGTGGATTTATCCTCGAGCTTCACGCTTAACCATGCGCCGACGGGTACGAGTGTTACGGGAGCTGTCTATGTCGATGATCATACGGCTACTCTTACACTTGGCTACGATGGAACAGACTTCGATACGGATATTTCAGACTTTTCGGTAACTGCAAGTGGATCTGCTTTAACTAGCGGAAGGCAGCTCACGTCGTCAGTACTGCCGATTACAGCAGTAGTAGAAGTGCTTCCTCCAGTACTTGTGAGCACAATTCCTTTTAACAACGCCACAGGTGTCAGCAAATCGGCGAACCTGTCCGTTACGTTTGACCAAGATGTAACAGCTGTTGCAGGAAAAAATATTATTATTCACAGACCTGAGGACGACGGCGTGGTACAAACGATTTCCGTCACAGATACTTCCAAGGTAACGATTAGCGGAGGTGTGGTGACCATTCAGCATACGCCATTATCGGACAGCGGAAATTACTATGTAGAAATACAGGCAGGGGCATTCGTGAATTCGGACGGTTTGGGCAATGCGGCAATCGCAGATAAGACTTTATGGCACTTCACGACGCCTGCTTCACCGCCGGAGATGTTTTTCTCGGAATTTTTGCGCGGCTCCGGCAGCCACCAGGTTGCTATTGAATTGTATCGTCCCGGAGGATTGACGCCGAATCCGGCACCTTCTAAGGCGTACTCCGTATTCGCGTATCAGTATAATACAACAACGAACTCCATGGAGATTTCAGAAATCAAGATCAATGCGGAAGCGTGGACAGGTGTGCCGTTGATCATTATTGATGGAGCATTTTATGATTTTATGGATGTTACGACTGTCGCTAACTTTTCGGCAGGATATCAGTATTTTAATCAGGATGACGTCATTTACGATTGGGCACCGCGTGTTCTTAAAGCTCTGGTTTTGAAAGAAGGGAGCCAGGTGCTAGATGTCATCGGAGATCCGAACGCTACAGGCCCGGGAAGCTTCCTAGCATCTGGCGGAACACTCGTCCGTAAGCAAGGAATCGTTGGAGGCTCAACCGTGTATGATTCTTACCAATGGGACAAATATCCGGTGAATACGTTCACCAAAATTGGAAACCACACTCCGTAAGGAAGAAGAAGTTCCACCCTGTATTTCAAAATTAGAACGGAGGCTCTCCATGTTCATCTATAAGAAGTTGATTCGACCTTTACGGTGCCTGCCGGTCGTGCTGCTGACTCTTGCTGCAGTGGTTTCGTCCGGACCGACGGAGGTGTTGGCTGCTCCCGCCTCTCCCGTCCATGTTACGTTTGGCACGGTATCGGCAAAAAAAGGGGATCACATGAGGATCCCAGTTTCCATGAGTAAACCGCCCGCTGGCATTGGCTCTTACGGTATCCAAGTGGATTTTGATCCGACCAAATTTGAGGTAGTTAGCATAACGCCGAGCTATGGCAGTACCGACGCTACTACTTGTCATGAAGCGGATCAGGGCTGCTTTGCCTCTAACATTGATCAAACGAACGGCTGGATTCGAGCAATCTGGGCGGATGCGTCAGGAGGCGATAAGCCCTTAACTGAAGCTCAAGAGCTGTTCGTGATTGAGGCAATACCTAAACAAACAGGAGAAAATACATTTTCAGTGCAGGTAACCGATCCTGAGAATCTTAACTTCACCGACAAAGATATGCATGCTCTGCCTGTTGATGTTTCAGCGGGGAAAATTACCGCATCCAATCGTCCTTCAGCTACTCCTGTGGTCGCAACGGGTAGTGTGAATATTGTGGTCAATGGCCAGAAGCAAGAGAACTCGGCTACGATGACGAAAACGAAGGTGAACGATCGTACGGTTGTTTCTCTGAACGTCGATGAAGCCAAAGTGACACAGCAGCTCAACAACAAGCAATTGAAAACGCTGCTGCTCCCTGTGACAGAGGATAGTGATGAGGTTGTAGGGGAACTGAACGGCAAACTTGTGAAAACGATGGAAGGCCAGGAAGCTACACTGGAAATTCGGACTAACCGTGCATCGTATACCCTTCCTGCGGCCCAAATCAATATTGATAAAATCTCTTCAACCTTCGGCAAGGAAACGTCGCTCCAGGACATTAAAATTAACGTGTCGATTGCCGAGACGACGGAAGACAAGAAGAAGCAGGCTGAGTCTGCAGCTGCCGATGGCGGGATGAGTATATCGGTTCCTCCGGTCGATTTTACGGTGAAAGCCCAATACGGAGATCACACAGTAGATGTGGACCGATTCAACAGCTATGTGGAGCGTTCGATCGCGCTGCCTGATGGAGTCGACCCTTCCAAAATGACGACCGGTGTCGTCGTGGACGACAATGGATCGCTCACGCATATTCCGACGAAGATTACTCAAGTTGACGGCAAGTACTATGCGACAATAAACAGTTTAACGAACAGTACTTATACCGTCGTTTGGCACCCTAAGACTTTTGTAGACACGAAAAACTACTGGGCGGGCAAAGAAATCAACGACTTGGCATCAAGACTTGTTGTCCAGGGTGTAACGGGCGATTCGTTTGCGCCGGAGCGCGCCATTACCCGGGCTGAGTTTACAGCGATTGTTCTTCGATCACTCGGTCTTCATGAGGGTAAAGACAATACGGTGTTCAGCTTCAATGATGTTAAGGATAATGATTGGTATCGCCATGATGTGCAGACTGCGGCTTCCTATGGGTTGATCGGAGGATATGCGGATGGTTCCTTTCAACCTAATGCTTCTATTACGCGCGCGGAAGCAATGGTCATTCTAAGCCGGGCATCTGCGCTTGCTAAACTGGATACCGCTTCTTCCGGCGAAGTGGACCAGCTTCTCAGAACTTTCGAGGACAATGCCAGTGTTGGCGATTGGGCTCGCAGCGCAGTGGCCTCCGCGATTAAGCAGGGGATCACACAAGGTACAGGCGGCAAGCTGGAACCCGCACAACCCATTACCCGCGCACAGACGGCTGTTATGGTTAGAAGAATGCTAGTGAAAGCAGCATTAATTAATGAGTAATGATAGAGCCGCTTCGGCTAGTAGAGGATATTAACGAACAGGGTGTGTCTGAGCCAATTACGGCTGGGGCCCACCTTTTTTTATACAGGAAGTGTAGGTTTATCTCACAAGCTGAAGCTTACACGGGCACCAGTTAAGAGGGCGTTAAGTTTTGGTAAATGGCAAACCCTATTTTCATTCAGCGGGAGGTCTGGTATGTTTAATAGAGTGAATAGAATATAAGATTTGGAGTTGTCGGAATGAAGCATGAGGATACCAATCGTACATTAATCGTAGATGGAATGGCTTTGCTGTTTAGAGCCTTTTATGCACAATCTTATGGAGGGTACATACGCAAAACAAGCGACGGCACACCGACGAATGCGGTCTTTGGATTTCTTCATTATTTGTTTGACGCGGTCAAGCAGTTTCAGCCTTCACACCTGCTGTGCTGCTGGGATATGGGCAGCGCCACCTTTCGTAATGATATGTACGACCAGTACAAAGCAAACCGCGCTGAGGCTCCTGAGGAGCTAATTCCGCAATTTTCGCTAGTGAAGGAAGTTGTAGATGCAATGGGGATTCCTAACTTCGGCGTGCCGGGTTATGAAGCGGATGATTGTATCGGGACGATCGCCGGGCAGATTAGCTCGGAATCGGAAGTATTGATTTTGACCGGTGACCACGATATGCTTCAATTGATTACGGATCGGATATCCGTTGTCATTATGAAGAAAGGGAAGTCCAACTATCAAGTCTATACACCTGTGTCATTATGGGAAGAGAAGGAGCTGCACCCGCATCAGATTGTTGATGTGAAAGCCTTTATGGGCGATACGGCAGATAATTACCCCGGCGTCAAGGGGATCGGAGAGAAGACAGCACACAAGCTGGTGAAAGAGTTTGGCTCTGTGCAAGGAGTCTTGGACAACCTGGAGCAGCTTTCCGCCAGTATGAGGTCGAAGATTGAGAATGAGAAGGACATGCTCGACTTGTCGCAGAAGCTGGCAACCATCAAGGTTGATGTGCCGGTAGCCTGTGCACTGGAACAATGCTTATATCAAATTGACCGGGGCGCTGCGGTTCGCAAGTTCGAAGAGCTGGAATTCAGCACACTGGTCAAATTAATCGGGTAACGGGGGAACGCATACATGTCTCGCAAGTGGGAAAGAATGGTCAGCCAAAACACAAAAAAAGCAAATAAGCTCAGAACTAAGCAAGGCAAGTCTTTGATCTCTGAGGCGGATAAGCCGCTCATGATGAAAGGACGGAGCCTGCTGCTGCCCTTGCTGTTTATTATTGTATTCATCTTCCTGTTAGCTACCTACACCAAGGCTGATCAAAGCGGTATGTACATCTTTACCATATGCGGTTATTTGTTAATTGCGCTTCTGATGTTTTTCGTTCGCCGGCCTTATCTGAAGATCGGTAAGAACACCTTGGCCAAAAGGGGCTACTCTCGAGAGCTGACTCTTGAAGCTGCGAATATTAAGCAAATCGTGTATAAGACTGGTGTTATTGTCATTGAACTGGATAACAAAACCAACTGGGTGTATTCCAAGCGTTTGAATTGGTTTGATGTTGCAGCC
This genomic window from Paenibacillus hexagrammi contains:
- a CDS encoding S-layer homology domain-containing protein — encoded protein: MFIYKKLIRPLRCLPVVLLTLAAVVSSGPTEVLAAPASPVHVTFGTVSAKKGDHMRIPVSMSKPPAGIGSYGIQVDFDPTKFEVVSITPSYGSTDATTCHEADQGCFASNIDQTNGWIRAIWADASGGDKPLTEAQELFVIEAIPKQTGENTFSVQVTDPENLNFTDKDMHALPVDVSAGKITASNRPSATPVVATGSVNIVVNGQKQENSATMTKTKVNDRTVVSLNVDEAKVTQQLNNKQLKTLLLPVTEDSDEVVGELNGKLVKTMEGQEATLEIRTNRASYTLPAAQINIDKISSTFGKETSLQDIKINVSIAETTEDKKKQAESAAADGGMSISVPPVDFTVKAQYGDHTVDVDRFNSYVERSIALPDGVDPSKMTTGVVVDDNGSLTHIPTKITQVDGKYYATINSLTNSTYTVVWHPKTFVDTKNYWAGKEINDLASRLVVQGVTGDSFAPERAITRAEFTAIVLRSLGLHEGKDNTVFSFNDVKDNDWYRHDVQTAASYGLIGGYADGSFQPNASITRAEAMVILSRASALAKLDTASSGEVDQLLRTFEDNASVGDWARSAVASAIKQGITQGTGGKLEPAQPITRAQTAVMVRRMLVKAALINE
- a CDS encoding 5'-3' exonuclease: MKHEDTNRTLIVDGMALLFRAFYAQSYGGYIRKTSDGTPTNAVFGFLHYLFDAVKQFQPSHLLCCWDMGSATFRNDMYDQYKANRAEAPEELIPQFSLVKEVVDAMGIPNFGVPGYEADDCIGTIAGQISSESEVLILTGDHDMLQLITDRISVVIMKKGKSNYQVYTPVSLWEEKELHPHQIVDVKAFMGDTADNYPGVKGIGEKTAHKLVKEFGSVQGVLDNLEQLSASMRSKIENEKDMLDLSQKLATIKVDVPVACALEQCLYQIDRGAAVRKFEELEFSTLVKLIG